The Arctopsyche grandis isolate Sample6627 chromosome 7, ASM5162203v2, whole genome shotgun sequence genome includes a window with the following:
- the LOC143914136 gene encoding uncharacterized protein LOC143914136, with protein sequence MNKITSNVSNRDLNASNLVEEILKKTGTFADAVRKQTNKTNKNNSQSKLPPVPNASNNVTSNNVNKQRASTSGGASKNVTSNDANNQGVSTSAGAPLAENDNNDNFKLVKTKKNIRRSANLRGTCKDSELQANYHLEQNVVSSLSLLQLKPRMQQNCSCKIYGRPELFSDVSEKTILMGDKTITIVSYNCRSFRRTESYISKLCNEADVILLQETWFLEFETVYLRRFHPSFEGTGTSAVDSGNGPLVGRPYGGVGILYKKTFTVTQIDLHNPRLLCIKIQQGDIELLIINVYMPTAKPENFEDFTTCLGIVNAAIEDHSRSNFIVMGDFNAHPGSLFWNELLSFCEENHLRIHDYACLPSDTFTYVSDAHGSLRWLDHCITSEGILGSIQDFKVHTDVVWSDHRPLFVIIASNGLNRSRPYHNYRHRDIATWMPRNPSDIIAYSLEVINSLDRIVCDNNLQNCNLRKCTDTEHRTSINYLYHSIVDVLRNAASTSFSSPTHQYNDKRFKVVPGWNDQVAARYLDSRNSFIEWVAAGRPSTGEIADRRRHARHVFKIALKVCQRNANQSIMDKIALYHRNKEFKQFWNATNAILAVNSTIPVHINGIYNHRSIANMFSKHFKESDLMGRADMVMSISEDSFFVITGEEVETALRSMSGGKATGWDSISTDHVLHSGKNFFIILARLFNVMILHEHVPEEFSRTTIVPVLKSSKLDASVFMNDCLTEEQSGYRVRYSTEMAIQLIISSWMGAIDDSNMVVAAVFLDFKRVFETID encoded by the exons atgaaCAAGATCACTTCCAATGTTTCAAATCGCGATTTGAATGCGTCTAACTTGGTGgaagagatattaaaaaaaaccggaaCCTTTGCGGATGCCGTACGTAAGCAGACtaataaaaccaacaaaaataatagccAATCGAAACTACCTCCTGTGCCGAACGCATCGAATAATGTTACATCGAATAATGTAAACAAGCAGAGAGCGTCAACCAGTGGCGGCGCTTCGAAAAATGTTACATCGAACGATGCAAACAATCAGGGAGTGTCAACCAGTGCTGGCGCTCCACTAGCTGAAAATGATAACAacgataatttcaaattagttaaaacgaaaaaaaacattagaCGAAGTGCCAACTTAAGAGGCACTTGCAAGGATTCTGAATTGCAAGCT AACTACCATCTCGAACAAAATGTGGTTTCAAGTCTTTCATTGTTGCAACTGAAGCCACGAATGCAACAAAACTGCTCGTGCAAGATTTATGGCCGACCGGAATTGTTTTCCGACGTTTccgaaaaaactatattaatggGGGACAAAACAATAACAATCGTCAGCTATAATTGTCGCTCTTTTCGACGTACTGAATCCTACATTTCCAAACTATGTAATGAGGCCGACGTTATTTTGTTACAAGAAACATGGTTTTTAGAATTTGAAACTGTATACTTGAGAAGATTCCATCCATCATTTGAAGGCACTGGTACATCTGCAGTGGACAGCGGTAATGGACCTTTAGTTGGACGTCCCTATGGTGGTGTtggtatattgtacaaaaaaacttttacagtcACCCAAATTGACCTTCATAATCCGAGATTACTTTGCATTAAAATTCAGCAAGGTGATAttgaattgttaattattaatgtatatatgccgACGGCAAAACCAGAAAACTTTGAAGATTTTACTACTTGCTTGGGCATTGTTAATGCCGCTATCGAAGATCATAGTCGCTCGAATTTTATTgtcatgggtgattttaatgctcATCCTGGCTCTTTATTTTGGAACGAACTACTATCCTTCTGTGAAGAAAATCATTTGAGGATTCATGATTATGCGTGTCTTCCAtctgatacatttacatatgttagtgACGCACACGGCTCCTTACGGTGGTTGGATCACTGTATCACATCTGAAGGAATTTTAGGATCCATTCAAGATTTTAAAGTCCACACTGACGTAGTATGGTCAGATCATCGTCCGCTTTTTGTTATAATTGCTTCGAATGGTCTGAATCGTTCGAGACCATATCACAATTATCGTCATCGCGACATTGCAACTTGGATGCCACGCAACCCTTCCGACATAATTGCATATTCACTAGAAGTAATTAACTCTTTGGATCGTATTGTATGTGATAATAATCTTCAAAATTGCAATTTGAGAAAATGCACTGATACTGAGCATAGGACTTCCATTAATTACCTCTATCATTCGATtgtagatgtgttgagaaatgcCGCTTCGACATCATTTTCTTCACCAACGCATCAGTATAATGATAAGAGGTTTAAGGTGGTTCCTGGTTGGAACGATCAGGTAGCGGCACGCTACCTAGATTCGAGGAACTCATTTATAGAATGGGTCGCAGCGGGCCGCCCTTCTACAGGAGAAATTGCCGACCGACGTCGTCATGctaggcatgtttttaaaattgcactGAAGGTATGTCAACGCAACGCTAATCAAAGTATTATGGACAAGATAGCCCTATATCATAGAAATAAAGAATTCAAGCAATTTTGGAATGCTACAAATGCTATTTTAGCAGTAAACAGTACTATCCCGGTACATATTAATGGAATCTACAACCATCGGAGTATTGCCAATATGTTTAGCAAGCATTTCAAAGAGTCGGATTTGATGGGCAGGGCTGATATGGTTATGTCTATCTCAGAAGATTCGTTTTTCGTCATAACTGGCGAAGAAGTTGAAACTGCGTTAAGGTCAATGTCTGGAGGGAAAGCAACTGGTTGGGACAGCATTAGTACGGATCATGTTCTGCATAGTGGTAAGAATTTCTTCATCATATTAGCAAGGCTTTTCAATGTGATGATTTTGCATGAACATGTACCTGAAGAGTTTTCAAGGACGACTATTGTTCCTGTCCTCAAGTCATCAAAGCTTGATGCTTCA